From Enterococcus mundtii, the proteins below share one genomic window:
- a CDS encoding sensor histidine kinase — protein MMQDKKVIEKRRRINLTSKEISELLAEGIITIILLLLLNVAMLVIISSIISSSPSLTNAIWDSKNIFAQRLDSDLFWNGRNFIFPVFFLLDVGVLYWRLIRRYRQMQLRHIISELHYIANGNYDHRIPFELSGDLSRVVKSINGLVDSTVAAIEDERKIEKSKDELITNVSHDIRTPLTSIIGYLGLIEDGQYQTEEDLLKYTHTAYVKAKQMKSLVEDLFEYTKVRQPAVPVNFSAFDLIQLIEQLAADFELEASKKDIQIFVESPINSLIMDGDTEKLVRVFNNLLTNALKYGKGATKIIIEIEQLGSEVIVVVKNNGTMIPQQAIDNLFDRFYRVEESRSQETGGTGLGLAIAQSIVALHGGYIYAKSDQDWTSFIMHFPLKKNEKLVGNLTEHIDGN, from the coding sequence TTGATGCAAGATAAAAAAGTGATCGAAAAACGACGCCGGATCAATCTGACATCTAAAGAAATCAGTGAATTATTAGCAGAAGGAATCATTACGATCATCCTTCTGCTTCTATTGAATGTAGCGATGTTGGTCATTATCAGTTCGATCATCAGTAGTTCACCTTCTTTGACAAATGCTATTTGGGATTCTAAAAATATTTTTGCCCAGCGTTTAGATAGTGATTTGTTTTGGAATGGTCGAAACTTTATTTTTCCTGTTTTCTTTCTATTAGATGTTGGTGTATTATACTGGCGATTGATTCGTCGCTACCGACAAATGCAATTACGACATATCATTAGCGAATTGCATTATATCGCTAATGGCAATTATGACCATCGTATCCCTTTCGAATTAAGTGGCGATCTTAGTCGTGTAGTCAAAAGTATCAATGGCTTAGTGGATAGTACGGTGGCGGCGATTGAAGATGAACGTAAAATTGAAAAATCAAAAGACGAACTGATTACAAACGTCAGTCATGATATTCGCACACCTTTAACATCAATTATTGGCTATTTAGGTCTTATTGAAGATGGTCAGTACCAAACAGAAGAAGATCTGTTGAAATATACCCATACTGCTTATGTCAAAGCGAAACAAATGAAATCATTGGTAGAAGATCTGTTCGAGTATACCAAGGTACGTCAGCCGGCGGTTCCTGTGAATTTTTCTGCATTTGATTTGATCCAATTGATTGAACAATTAGCAGCTGATTTTGAACTAGAAGCTTCTAAAAAGGATATCCAAATTTTTGTTGAATCTCCAATCAATTCACTGATCATGGATGGTGATACCGAAAAGTTAGTTCGCGTATTCAATAATTTATTAACGAATGCCCTAAAATATGGCAAAGGAGCTACTAAAATCATCATTGAAATTGAACAACTTGGTTCAGAAGTCATAGTTGTTGTCAAAAACAATGGTACCATGATTCCCCAACAAGCCATTGACAATCTATTTGATCGATTTTACCGCGTGGAAGAATCCCGTTCACAAGAAACTGGCGGAACAGGGCTTGGTCTAGCCATTGCACAAAGTATCGTAGCATTACATGGTGGCTATATCTATGCGAAGTCAGATCAAGATTGGACGTCTTTTATCATGCATTTCCCGCTTAAAAAAAATGAAAAGTTAGTCGGCAATCTGACAGAACATATTGACGGAAACTAA